In Streptomyces sp. NBC_00569, a single genomic region encodes these proteins:
- a CDS encoding APC family permease → MSVLTAESGAAPADEEPPDTGERHRLTALTGLAALSLDAMASVAYGPEAIVLVLAAAGAHGLGFTLPVTLAIAGLLAVLVASYRQVIAAFPDGGGSYAVAKTHLGARTSLVAAASLVLDYVLNVAVAVTAGVAALTSAFPELYDDRLWICLAVLVLITGVNLRGIVESARAFIVPTAVFVVSILVLIAVGLFRSGPVSTAAAAGHASVLADNATTVGALLLLKAFASGCSALTGVEALANAVPSFRVPRVRRAQRAEVALGAVLGVMLIGLSVLISRFHLQPVEGVTVLAQLADASLGHNWAFYVIQFATMILLALSANTSFGGLPVLLKLLARDNYLPHVFALKADRQVHRHGVLTLAAVSAALLVFSGGDTNTLVPLFAIGVFIGFTVAQVGMVRHWREQRGRGWQGKAALNGFGAVLTGVSAVVVTATKFEDGAWLIVIALPLLVAAFETVHRAYARIGERLGLGRIPDPPHRDRSVVIVPVSNLSRLTCEALNAAASLGDEVRAVTVCHPDAEDRAQTEALVRDWALWNPGVSLVQLISERRALGRPIAAYVGEAAAAEAGSRVTVLIAEVEPDRLWQRLLQNQRGAVVAHAVRKDTDAVICRLRFRIS, encoded by the coding sequence ATGTCTGTCCTGACCGCCGAGTCCGGCGCCGCCCCTGCCGACGAGGAACCCCCGGATACCGGCGAGCGCCATCGGCTCACTGCCCTCACCGGCTTGGCCGCCCTGTCCCTCGACGCGATGGCGTCGGTGGCGTACGGCCCGGAGGCGATCGTCCTGGTGCTGGCCGCCGCGGGGGCACACGGCCTCGGCTTCACCCTGCCGGTCACGCTCGCCATCGCCGGACTGCTCGCGGTGCTCGTCGCTTCGTACCGGCAGGTGATCGCGGCGTTCCCGGACGGCGGCGGCTCGTACGCGGTGGCCAAGACCCATCTGGGCGCCCGTACGAGCCTGGTGGCCGCGGCCTCGCTGGTCCTGGACTACGTGCTGAACGTCGCGGTGGCCGTCACGGCCGGTGTGGCCGCCCTGACCTCGGCCTTTCCGGAGCTTTACGACGACAGGCTGTGGATATGCCTTGCCGTGCTCGTCCTGATCACGGGCGTCAACCTGCGCGGCATCGTCGAGTCGGCCAGGGCCTTCATCGTGCCGACGGCCGTGTTCGTCGTCTCGATCCTGGTGCTCATCGCCGTCGGTCTGTTCCGGTCCGGGCCCGTCAGTACGGCGGCTGCCGCGGGCCACGCCTCCGTGCTCGCGGACAACGCCACCACGGTCGGCGCCCTGCTTCTGCTGAAGGCCTTCGCGTCCGGATGCAGCGCGCTCACCGGCGTTGAGGCCCTCGCCAACGCCGTGCCGTCCTTCCGCGTCCCGCGTGTGCGCCGGGCACAGCGCGCGGAGGTCGCCCTCGGGGCCGTACTCGGCGTGATGCTGATCGGCCTGTCGGTCCTGATCTCGCGCTTCCACCTGCAGCCGGTCGAGGGCGTCACTGTCCTCGCACAGCTCGCGGACGCGTCGCTGGGCCACAACTGGGCTTTCTACGTCATCCAGTTCGCGACGATGATCCTTCTGGCACTGTCCGCGAACACCTCCTTCGGTGGGCTTCCGGTCCTGCTGAAGCTGCTGGCCCGTGACAACTACCTTCCGCACGTCTTCGCACTGAAGGCCGACCGTCAGGTCCACCGCCACGGCGTCCTGACCCTGGCCGCCGTCTCGGCCGCCCTGCTGGTCTTTTCCGGCGGCGACACCAACACCCTCGTGCCGCTCTTCGCCATCGGTGTCTTCATCGGGTTCACGGTTGCCCAGGTGGGCATGGTCCGGCACTGGCGTGAGCAGCGAGGGAGGGGCTGGCAGGGCAAGGCGGCGCTGAACGGCTTCGGAGCCGTACTCACAGGCGTCTCCGCAGTCGTCGTGACGGCCACGAAGTTCGAAGACGGTGCATGGCTGATCGTGATCGCGCTGCCGCTGCTGGTCGCAGCCTTCGAGACGGTGCACCGAGCGTATGCGCGCATCGGGGAACGGCTGGGCCTCGGGCGCATCCCTGATCCGCCCCACCGAGACCGATCCGTCGTCATCGTCCCGGTGTCGAACCTGTCGCGCTTGACCTGTGAGGCTCTGAACGCGGCGGCCTCGCTGGGCGACGAGGTACGGGCGGTCACCGTCTGCCACCCGGACGCCGAGGACCGTGCGCAGACAGAGGCCTTGGTGCGCGACTGGGCCCTGTGGAACCCCGGAGTATCGCTGGTCCAGCTCATCTCGGAGCGTCGCGCGCTGGGCCGGCCGATCGCCGCGTACGTGGGAGAGGCGGCTGCGGCCGAGGCCGGTAGCCGGGTGACCGTGCTGATCGCCGAGGTCGAGCCCGACCGGCTGTGGCAGCGGCTGCTGCAGAACCAGAGGGGCGCGGTCGTCGCCCATGCCGTACGGAAGGACACGGACGCGGTGATCTGCAGGCTCCGGTTCCGTATCTCGTGA
- a CDS encoding NAD-binding protein produces MTSTLHLRTELGHRSQHMVICGDDGLAHRLAVELDAVCGEAVTVVLPSRGDGRGAEIAALHRDPHSPIELLVAAHPDEQILRTAGVQRAAALALTYADDQVNMTAALLARGLNPSVRLVIRMFNRERGRHLERLLDRAAAEVTGASDDDPRPDMSTTVLSDADTAVPELVAAAAVGHGHTLQVEGKVFRGVVRPAGSPPRSTDLATLAVLSGAHQDDPASDDSPETPGEEGTQLLPDTRTAYHRQFTHGRLMLEEVTHRHVSEPAAGVRGGPVGGWLLARLAHLPWRVFLSREVIAVFGALAAIVVVLAVATAVFAHEHPWWKNVYLPLLDIFTMGDPATDEAVARRVLQLVAGFVGLAVLPLVVAATMSATEAFRSASVGFAPSDDLNDHIVVVGLGKIGTRVLAQLRTTDHKVVAVERDPHARGVALARELDVPLVLEDAGTPGVLDRARIQHSKSLLVLTRDDSENLDIVMAARETTPSVRVVMRLYDDDFAATVQRTLRASYPQAPTRSRSVSALAAPSFAAAMMGRHVLGVMPVERGSLLFTVVDVAGHPELEGRSVHEAFREHEWRVLAVGPSAAGPEPQSSMDTLAGIRLRRPGFDWRPSQGKVLRAGDRVVLATTRRGLDILMTGVQPHPADRRG; encoded by the coding sequence GTGACGTCAACTCTTCACCTCCGCACGGAACTTGGCCACCGCTCCCAGCACATGGTGATCTGCGGCGACGACGGGCTCGCGCACCGGCTCGCCGTCGAACTGGATGCTGTGTGCGGCGAGGCCGTGACCGTCGTACTGCCCTCACGAGGCGACGGGCGCGGCGCCGAGATCGCAGCGTTGCACCGCGACCCGCACTCGCCCATCGAGCTTCTCGTGGCGGCACACCCCGACGAACAGATCCTGCGGACCGCGGGCGTGCAGCGGGCCGCGGCACTCGCGCTGACCTACGCCGACGACCAGGTCAACATGACGGCAGCGCTGCTGGCCCGAGGTCTCAACCCGTCCGTTCGCCTCGTCATCCGCATGTTCAACCGCGAGCGCGGACGCCACCTGGAGCGCCTCCTGGACCGCGCCGCCGCCGAGGTCACCGGCGCAAGCGACGACGATCCCCGCCCTGACATGTCGACCACGGTGCTGTCCGACGCCGATACGGCTGTGCCCGAGCTGGTGGCCGCCGCCGCGGTCGGCCACGGCCACACCCTCCAGGTCGAGGGAAAGGTCTTCCGCGGCGTCGTGCGGCCCGCCGGGTCGCCACCCCGGTCGACCGATCTGGCCACACTCGCGGTGCTGTCCGGAGCCCACCAGGACGATCCGGCGAGCGACGACAGCCCCGAGACACCAGGAGAGGAAGGCACCCAACTGCTGCCGGACACCCGCACGGCCTACCACCGGCAGTTCACGCACGGACGGCTGATGCTCGAGGAGGTCACCCACCGCCACGTCTCTGAGCCGGCCGCCGGTGTGCGGGGCGGACCGGTCGGCGGCTGGCTGCTGGCGCGGCTCGCGCATCTGCCGTGGCGGGTCTTCCTCTCCCGCGAGGTCATCGCCGTCTTCGGCGCGCTGGCGGCGATCGTCGTCGTGCTCGCGGTCGCCACCGCTGTGTTCGCACACGAGCACCCTTGGTGGAAGAACGTCTACCTACCTCTGTTGGACATCTTCACGATGGGCGACCCGGCCACCGACGAGGCGGTGGCCCGCCGTGTGCTGCAACTGGTCGCGGGCTTCGTCGGTCTCGCTGTCCTCCCCCTCGTCGTGGCCGCCACCATGAGCGCCACCGAGGCGTTCCGTAGCGCCTCCGTCGGCTTCGCGCCCTCCGACGACCTCAACGACCACATCGTCGTGGTCGGTCTCGGGAAGATCGGTACCCGTGTGCTGGCGCAGCTGCGCACCACCGACCACAAGGTCGTCGCCGTCGAACGGGACCCGCACGCGCGCGGCGTGGCCCTCGCCCGCGAACTCGACGTTCCGCTGGTCCTCGAGGATGCCGGAACGCCGGGAGTCCTCGACCGGGCACGCATCCAGCACAGCAAATCGCTGCTGGTCCTCACCCGGGACGACAGCGAGAACCTCGACATAGTGATGGCCGCACGTGAGACCACCCCGAGTGTGCGCGTGGTGATGCGGCTGTACGACGACGACTTCGCGGCCACGGTCCAGCGCACCCTGCGCGCCTCCTACCCCCAGGCCCCGACCCGCAGCCGCAGTGTCTCCGCGCTCGCCGCACCGTCCTTCGCCGCCGCGATGATGGGCCGCCACGTGCTGGGGGTGATGCCGGTCGAGCGGGGCTCGCTGTTGTTCACCGTGGTGGATGTGGCGGGACACCCCGAGCTCGAAGGGCGCTCGGTCCACGAGGCGTTCCGGGAGCACGAGTGGCGGGTCCTGGCCGTCGGCCCCTCCGCGGCCGGACCCGAGCCCCAGTCGTCGATGGACACCCTCGCCGGGATCCGGTTGCGCCGGCCCGGGTTCGACTGGCGCCCCTCGCAAGGGAAGGTCCTGCGTGCGGGCGACCGAGTGGTGCTGGCGACGACGCGGCGTGGCCTGGACATCCTCATGACTGGGGTGCAGCCGCACCCGGCGGACAGAAGGGGGTGA
- the kdpF gene encoding K(+)-transporting ATPase subunit F has protein sequence MTAENIVGLIVAVALLGYLVLALIYPERF, from the coding sequence GTGACTGCCGAAAACATCGTCGGCCTGATCGTTGCCGTCGCCCTGCTGGGCTATCTGGTCCTCGCCCTCATCTACCCGGAGAGGTTCTGA
- the kdpA gene encoding potassium-transporting ATPase subunit KdpA gives MSPVLAGVLQLLALIVALGLAYRPLGDYMARVYSSDKHLRVEKWIYKGIGANPNTEMRWMAYLRGVLAFSAVSVLFLYLLQRFQGSLPGSLGFTSIDPDQAFNTAASFVANTNWQSYYGEQAMGHVVQTAGLAVQNFVSAAVGIAVAVALVRGFARSRTGELGNFWSDLVRGTIRVLIPISVVGAIVLVACGAIQNFSGIHSVGQFMGGSQQWNGGAVASQEAIKELGTNGGGYFNANSAHPFENPNGFTNLFEIFLILVIPFALTRTFGRMVGSLKQGYAILATMATIWIGFTALMMWTEFHHGGPAFDIAGGAMEGKENRFGVGGSSIFAVATTLTSTGAVDSFHSSFTGFGGGITMLGMQLGEIAPGGTGSGLYGMLIMAIIAVFIAGLMVGRTPEYLGKKIGTREIKFAACYILITPALVLVFTAISMALPTPPNSMLNSGAHGFSEILYAYTSGANNNGSAFAGLSADTQWFNTTIGLAMLLGRFLPMVFVLALAGSLAEQQPIPATAGTLRTEKPLFTGLLVGTILIITGLTYFPALALGPLAEGLAS, from the coding sequence ATGAGCCCCGTTCTCGCTGGTGTACTCCAGCTCCTCGCGCTGATAGTGGCGCTCGGCCTGGCCTATCGTCCCCTGGGGGACTACATGGCCAGGGTCTACTCCTCCGACAAGCACCTGCGCGTCGAGAAGTGGATCTACAAGGGCATCGGCGCCAACCCGAACACCGAGATGCGCTGGATGGCGTACCTCCGCGGTGTGCTGGCCTTCTCGGCCGTGAGTGTCCTGTTCCTGTATCTGCTGCAGCGCTTCCAGGGCAGCCTGCCGGGTTCGCTCGGCTTCACGTCGATCGATCCGGACCAGGCGTTCAACACGGCCGCGTCGTTCGTCGCGAACACCAACTGGCAGTCGTACTACGGCGAGCAGGCCATGGGCCACGTCGTGCAGACGGCCGGCCTGGCGGTGCAGAACTTCGTCTCCGCGGCCGTCGGCATCGCCGTCGCGGTGGCGCTGGTGCGCGGCTTCGCGCGCTCCCGCACGGGTGAGCTCGGCAACTTCTGGTCGGACCTGGTGCGCGGCACGATCCGTGTCCTGATCCCGATCTCCGTGGTCGGCGCGATCGTCCTCGTGGCGTGCGGCGCGATCCAGAACTTCTCCGGGATTCATTCCGTGGGTCAGTTCATGGGCGGCTCGCAGCAGTGGAACGGCGGCGCGGTCGCCTCGCAGGAGGCGATCAAGGAGCTGGGCACCAACGGCGGCGGTTACTTCAACGCCAACAGCGCCCACCCCTTCGAGAACCCCAACGGGTTCACGAACCTCTTCGAGATCTTCCTGATCCTCGTCATCCCGTTCGCTCTCACGCGCACCTTCGGCCGCATGGTCGGTTCCCTGAAGCAGGGCTACGCGATTCTCGCCACGATGGCGACGATCTGGATCGGGTTCACGGCTTTGATGATGTGGACGGAGTTCCACCACGGCGGCCCGGCGTTCGATATCGCGGGCGGCGCGATGGAGGGCAAGGAGAACCGCTTCGGGGTCGGCGGTTCGTCGATCTTCGCGGTGGCCACCACCCTCACCTCGACCGGGGCGGTGGATTCGTTCCACTCCTCGTTCACGGGGTTCGGCGGCGGCATCACGATGCTGGGCATGCAGCTGGGTGAGATCGCTCCGGGTGGCACCGGTTCGGGGCTTTACGGCATGCTGATCATGGCGATCATCGCGGTGTTCATCGCGGGTCTGATGGTCGGCCGTACGCCCGAGTACCTGGGCAAGAAGATCGGCACCCGCGAGATCAAGTTCGCGGCCTGCTACATCCTCATCACCCCGGCGCTCGTGCTCGTCTTCACGGCGATCTCGATGGCGCTGCCGACCCCGCCGAACTCGATGCTCAACTCCGGCGCGCACGGGTTCTCCGAGATCCTCTACGCGTACACGTCGGGTGCGAACAACAACGGTTCGGCGTTCGCCGGTCTGAGCGCGGACACGCAGTGGTTCAACACCACGATCGGCCTCGCGATGCTGCTGGGCCGCTTCCTGCCGATGGTGTTCGTCCTCGCCCTCGCAGGCTCGCTCGCCGAGCAGCAGCCCATCCCTGCCACGGCCGGCACCCTGCGCACCGAGAAGCCGCTGTTCACCGGGCTGCTCGTCGGCACGATTCTGATCATCACCGGCCTGACCTACTTCCCGGCCCTCGCGCTGGGCCCGCTGGCCGAGGGGCTGGCGTCATGA
- a CDS encoding DUF4118 domain-containing protein has protein sequence MSSDIGVRGPRPALAAMNARGDGMMTGYRLRDRLALVAGLAGPFLVVLALVPFRTGLSQTNAALVLVVVVVAIAAVGSRVAGALAALSAAAWFDFFLTRPYRTFDINASDDIETAVLLLIVGLIVSQLAAHARSLEVITVTDAAYLARIHATADLAQSAKSSDTVVDHVRHQLTELLGLRACRFEYGTLMGQPPRLQPDGSVAVGLRRWDVDGRGWPEGETELRTYGNGHYLGRFMLSPGPGPVPPLRARLVAVTLADQTGAALDTAGPMKDG, from the coding sequence ATGAGCTCTGACATCGGCGTACGAGGGCCCAGGCCCGCACTCGCCGCGATGAACGCAAGAGGTGACGGCATGATGACCGGCTACCGGCTCCGTGACCGGCTCGCCCTGGTGGCAGGCCTTGCGGGACCGTTCCTGGTGGTGCTCGCGCTCGTGCCCTTCCGCACTGGCCTGTCGCAGACGAACGCCGCACTGGTCCTGGTCGTGGTGGTCGTCGCGATCGCCGCCGTCGGGAGCCGCGTGGCGGGCGCGCTCGCGGCGCTGTCGGCGGCCGCCTGGTTCGACTTCTTCCTCACCCGGCCGTACCGGACCTTCGACATCAACGCCTCCGACGACATCGAGACGGCAGTCCTGCTCCTGATTGTCGGCCTGATCGTGTCCCAGCTCGCGGCACACGCCCGCAGCCTCGAAGTGATCACGGTGACGGACGCGGCATACCTCGCCCGCATCCACGCGACGGCCGACCTCGCTCAGTCCGCGAAGTCCTCGGACACCGTCGTCGACCACGTCCGCCACCAGCTCACCGAACTGCTCGGCCTGCGCGCCTGCCGCTTCGAATACGGCACCCTCATGGGACAGCCGCCCCGACTGCAACCGGACGGCAGTGTCGCGGTCGGCCTCAGGCGCTGGGACGTCGACGGCAGGGGCTGGCCGGAAGGTGAGACGGAACTGCGCACATACGGCAACGGCCACTACCTCGGCCGGTTCATGCTCAGCCCCGGCCCGGGACCCGTCCCACCGCTCCGGGCCCGCCTCGTGGCAGTGACTCTTGCCGACCAGACCGGCGCGGCCCTCGACACCGCGGGACCGATGAAGGACGGCTGA
- a CDS encoding sensor histidine kinase: MSDVRAGEGVTRTGAGGVRPGRLKVYLGAAPGVGKTYRMLDEARRRSARGADVVVGFVECHGRPGTQAMLDGLEVVDRNSCTYRGGEFTEMDLAAVLARRPQVAIVDEFAHSNVPGAGRNAKRWQDIEELLEAGIDVISALNIQHLESLNDVVEKITRVPQHETVPDEVVRRARQVELVDMPPEGLRRRMAHGNIYTPEKVDAALANYFRPGNLTALRQLALLWVADRVDEALQSYRFEHGIGGVWETRERVVVALTGGPEGDTLIRRAARIADRAAGGDLLAVHVTRSDGLAAGTSHASLARQRRLVEDLGGSYHSVVGDDVATALVEFARAENATQLVLGTSRRGRLERFVTGRGTGETVVKFSSDIDVHMVTHERAGRGTLLPSRRRTLSTFRRVAGPVAGLLLPVALTFLLDLDTARDRLNLTSEALLFLLTVVGVACIGGVVSAVIASVTASLLLNYWFIPPRGHFTLSDPNALLALAVFVVVAAIVATVVDRSLRLSRRSARATAEAETMSSLAGTIVRGGATIPALVERTRETFGMNSAVLVDEPPGEDGATVVPAGPGAFLMLRGRALPSSERRVLAAFAAHVGAAVERARLAEAAAEVEPVKAADRMRTALLRAVGHDLRTPLAAGWAAVSSLRSRDVEFSDADRDELLATADESMAKLNRLIENLLDLSRLQAGALTLNLRSTTLEEVLPAALADTPEVEVGDLEEVPAVLADPPLLERVVANLAGNAARHSPAGRKVLLTASAHAGRVEVRVVDRGPGLPPSPKLSDPLEQGGTPTRDRLFEPFQRLGDTDNATGLGLGLALSKGLAEAMNGTLVPEDTPGGGLTMVLSLPFADRAEHSSGTQSTGGAHEL; the protein is encoded by the coding sequence ATGAGCGACGTGCGGGCCGGCGAGGGTGTGACACGGACCGGCGCGGGTGGCGTACGCCCCGGACGGCTGAAGGTCTACCTCGGGGCCGCCCCGGGAGTCGGCAAGACCTACCGCATGCTCGACGAAGCGCGGCGCAGGTCGGCGCGCGGTGCCGATGTCGTGGTGGGGTTCGTGGAATGCCATGGGCGCCCCGGAACGCAGGCGATGCTCGACGGCCTGGAAGTCGTCGATCGGAACTCGTGCACCTACCGCGGGGGCGAGTTCACCGAGATGGACCTCGCCGCGGTCCTCGCGCGGCGTCCGCAGGTCGCGATCGTCGACGAGTTCGCCCACAGCAACGTTCCGGGTGCCGGCCGCAACGCCAAGCGCTGGCAGGACATCGAGGAGCTGCTCGAGGCAGGGATCGATGTCATCAGCGCGCTCAACATCCAGCATCTCGAGTCCCTCAACGATGTCGTCGAGAAGATCACCCGGGTCCCGCAGCACGAGACGGTGCCCGATGAGGTCGTCCGCCGGGCGCGTCAGGTCGAGCTGGTGGACATGCCGCCCGAGGGGCTGCGCCGCCGGATGGCGCACGGCAACATCTACACCCCCGAGAAGGTCGACGCGGCCCTCGCCAACTACTTCCGTCCCGGCAATCTGACCGCCCTGCGCCAGCTCGCCCTGCTGTGGGTGGCCGACCGAGTCGACGAGGCACTGCAGTCCTACCGCTTCGAGCACGGCATCGGTGGCGTGTGGGAGACCCGGGAGCGGGTGGTCGTGGCTCTGACGGGCGGGCCCGAGGGTGACACTCTCATCCGGCGGGCCGCCCGCATCGCCGACCGGGCGGCCGGAGGTGACCTGCTCGCCGTGCACGTCACGCGCAGCGACGGACTGGCCGCCGGCACTTCGCACGCCTCCCTGGCCCGGCAGCGGCGGCTCGTCGAGGACCTCGGCGGCAGCTACCACTCCGTGGTCGGTGACGACGTCGCCACCGCCCTGGTCGAGTTCGCGCGCGCCGAGAACGCCACCCAGCTCGTGCTGGGCACCAGCCGCCGTGGCCGCCTTGAGCGGTTCGTCACCGGACGCGGCACCGGCGAGACAGTGGTCAAGTTCTCCAGCGACATCGACGTCCATATGGTCACGCACGAACGCGCCGGGCGCGGCACGCTGCTGCCCTCCCGCCGCCGCACCCTGTCGACTTTCCGCAGGGTCGCGGGCCCGGTCGCCGGCCTCCTGCTGCCGGTGGCCCTGACCTTCCTGCTGGATCTGGACACGGCCAGGGACAGGCTCAACCTCACCAGCGAGGCCCTGCTCTTCCTGCTCACTGTGGTGGGGGTGGCCTGCATAGGCGGGGTCGTGTCGGCGGTGATTGCGTCGGTGACGGCGTCCCTGCTGCTCAACTACTGGTTCATCCCGCCCAGAGGGCACTTCACACTGAGCGATCCCAACGCGTTGCTGGCGCTCGCGGTCTTCGTCGTGGTGGCTGCCATAGTGGCCACCGTCGTCGACCGCTCCCTGCGTCTGTCGCGGCGCTCGGCGCGAGCCACCGCGGAGGCGGAGACCATGTCATCTCTCGCGGGCACCATCGTGCGCGGCGGTGCGACGATCCCCGCTCTTGTGGAACGCACCCGTGAGACCTTCGGAATGAACTCGGCGGTACTGGTCGACGAGCCGCCGGGGGAGGACGGCGCAACAGTCGTGCCCGCGGGCCCCGGCGCCTTCCTGATGCTGCGAGGCCGCGCTCTCCCGTCCTCCGAGCGACGCGTGCTGGCCGCTTTCGCGGCACACGTGGGCGCCGCCGTCGAACGGGCCCGGCTCGCCGAGGCCGCAGCCGAGGTCGAACCGGTCAAGGCCGCCGACCGGATGCGTACGGCGCTCCTCCGGGCGGTCGGCCACGACCTGCGCACCCCGCTCGCCGCCGGATGGGCCGCAGTCTCCTCGCTGCGCAGCCGCGATGTGGAGTTCTCCGACGCGGACCGGGACGAGCTCCTCGCCACCGCCGACGAATCCATGGCCAAGCTGAACAGGCTGATCGAGAACCTCCTCGACCTCAGCCGGCTGCAGGCAGGGGCGCTCACCTTGAACCTGCGCTCCACCACGCTGGAAGAGGTCCTGCCGGCGGCGCTGGCAGACACACCCGAGGTCGAGGTGGGGGACCTGGAGGAGGTTCCGGCCGTGCTGGCCGACCCGCCGTTGCTGGAGCGGGTGGTCGCCAACCTCGCGGGCAACGCGGCCCGCCACAGTCCTGCGGGGCGCAAGGTGCTGCTGACCGCCAGCGCCCACGCGGGCCGTGTCGAAGTGCGCGTCGTCGACCGCGGCCCGGGCCTCCCGCCCTCCCCCAAGCTCTCGGATCCGCTCGAGCAGGGAGGTACCCCCACCCGCGACCGTCTCTTCGAACCCTTCCAACGTCTCGGCGACACCGACAACGCCACAGGACTCGGCCTGGGTCTAGCCCTGTCAAAAGGTCTGGCCGAGGCGATGAACGGCACCCTCGTCCCGGAGGACACTCCCGGCGGGGGCCTGACCATGGTGCTGTCCCTGCCCTTCGCCGACCGGGCGGAGCACTCCAGCGGTACGCAGAGCACAGGAGGAGCACATGAGCTCTGA